One Streptomyces sp. NBC_01237 genomic region harbors:
- a CDS encoding NYN domain-containing protein, with translation MNEADAQPFGETDIEERLDRTNELLQRVLAEVSKTPSTHAIFVDAGYVYAAAGLLVTGTEDRRSFDLDAEGLIEAFIDKARTIFADSRLLRVYWYDGARRRIHTVEQQSIAELPDVKVRLGNLNANNQQKGVDSLIRTDLESLARHRAISDAALVGGDEDLVSAVEAAQGYGARVHLWGIEAGEGRNQAEPLLWEVDSQRTFDLDFCRPYVTRRPVTTYEDDTPAPSREDVRFVGAQIAATWLSARGRESLADLLPGHPYLPGSVDQDLLVEAERLLQHSLRGHAHLRRALRDGFWQHLQAQY, from the coding sequence ATGAACGAAGCGGACGCACAGCCATTCGGCGAGACCGACATCGAAGAGCGCCTGGACCGCACCAACGAGCTGCTCCAGCGCGTGCTCGCCGAGGTGTCGAAGACCCCGTCGACCCACGCGATCTTCGTGGACGCGGGATATGTGTACGCGGCGGCGGGACTGCTCGTCACCGGCACGGAGGACCGCCGCTCCTTCGACCTCGACGCGGAGGGGCTGATCGAGGCCTTCATCGACAAGGCCCGCACGATCTTCGCGGACAGCAGACTGCTGCGCGTCTACTGGTACGACGGGGCCAGGCGCCGCATCCACACCGTCGAGCAGCAGTCCATCGCCGAACTCCCCGACGTCAAGGTGCGGCTCGGCAACCTCAACGCCAACAACCAGCAGAAGGGCGTCGACTCCCTCATCCGTACCGACCTCGAATCACTCGCCAGGCACCGCGCCATCAGCGACGCGGCCCTCGTCGGCGGCGACGAGGACCTGGTGTCGGCGGTCGAGGCGGCCCAGGGCTACGGCGCCCGGGTCCACCTCTGGGGGATCGAGGCCGGCGAAGGGCGCAACCAGGCCGAGCCGCTGCTCTGGGAGGTCGACAGCCAGCGCACCTTCGACCTCGACTTCTGCCGCCCCTACGTCACCCGGCGGCCCGTCACCACGTACGAGGACGACACCCCGGCCCCCTCGCGCGAGGACGTCCGCTTCGTCGGTGCGCAGATCGCCGCCACCTGGCTCTCCGCCCGTGGCCGCGAATCCCTCGCCGACCTGCTGCCCGGACACCCCTACCTTCCGGGCTCCGTCGACCAGGACCTGCTCGTCGAGGCGGAACGGCTGCTCCAGCACTCGTTGCGCGGCCACGCGCATCTGCGGCGGGCGCTGCGGGACGGATTCTGGCAGCACCTCCAGGCGCAGTACTGA
- a CDS encoding magnesium transporter MgtE N-terminal domain-containing protein: MAAGAPRVFVSHLSGVPVFDPNGDQVGKVRDLVAMLRVGGRPPRLLGMVVEVLSRRRIFLPMTRVTGVESGQVITTGVVNMRRFEQRPTERLILGEFLDRRVRLVETGEEVTVLDVAIQQLPARRDWEIDKYFVRKGRGGALRRKGETLTVEWSAVSGFSLDEHGQGAESLVATFERLRPTDVANALHHLSPKRRAEVAAALDDDRLADVLEELPEDDQVEIIGKLQEERAADVLEAMDPDDAADLLSELPEEDKERLLALMRPDDAADVRRLMSYEERTAGGLMTTEPIVLRPDATVADALARVRQSDLSPALAAQVYVCRPPDETPTGKYLGTVHFQRLLRDPPFTLVSSIVDSDLVPLSPDTPLPVVTSYLAAYNMVSVPVVDESGSLLGAVTVDDVLDHLLPDDWRETDFHGEEGIAHGR; encoded by the coding sequence ATGGCGGCAGGCGCCCCCAGGGTCTTCGTGTCACATCTTTCCGGTGTGCCGGTCTTCGACCCCAACGGTGATCAGGTCGGCAAGGTCCGTGACCTGGTGGCGATGCTGCGGGTCGGCGGCCGCCCGCCGAGGCTGCTCGGGATGGTCGTCGAGGTGCTCAGCCGGCGGCGGATCTTCCTGCCGATGACCCGGGTGACGGGCGTCGAGTCGGGCCAGGTCATCACCACGGGTGTGGTCAACATGCGGCGCTTCGAGCAGCGGCCCACCGAACGCCTGATCCTCGGGGAGTTCCTGGACCGGCGGGTCCGGCTGGTGGAGACCGGCGAGGAGGTCACCGTCCTCGACGTGGCGATCCAGCAGCTGCCGGCCCGCCGCGACTGGGAGATCGACAAGTACTTCGTCCGCAAGGGGCGCGGCGGGGCGCTGCGCCGCAAGGGCGAGACGCTGACGGTGGAGTGGTCGGCGGTCAGCGGGTTCTCGCTGGATGAGCACGGACAGGGCGCCGAGAGCCTGGTCGCCACGTTCGAACGGCTGCGGCCCACCGATGTGGCCAACGCCCTGCACCATCTGTCGCCCAAGCGCCGGGCCGAGGTCGCCGCCGCGCTGGACGACGACCGGCTCGCCGACGTCCTGGAGGAGCTGCCCGAGGACGACCAGGTGGAGATCATCGGCAAGCTCCAGGAGGAGCGGGCCGCCGATGTGCTGGAGGCGATGGACCCGGACGACGCGGCCGACCTGCTCTCCGAGCTGCCCGAGGAGGACAAGGAGCGGCTGCTGGCGCTGATGCGGCCGGACGACGCCGCCGATGTGCGCCGCCTGATGTCGTACGAGGAGCGGACCGCGGGCGGTCTGATGACGACCGAGCCGATCGTGCTGCGGCCGGACGCCACGGTCGCCGACGCGCTGGCCCGGGTCAGGCAGTCGGACCTGTCACCGGCACTGGCCGCGCAGGTGTACGTCTGCCGCCCGCCGGACGAGACCCCGACCGGCAAGTACCTGGGCACGGTGCACTTCCAGCGGCTGCTGCGCGACCCGCCGTTCACCCTGGTCAGCTCGATCGTCGACAGCGATCTCGTGCCGCTGTCCCCGGACACCCCGCTGCCGGTCGTGACCAGCTATCTGGCCGCGTACAACATGGTCTCGGTGCCCGTCGTCGACGAGAGCGGCTCGCTGCTCGGCGCGGTGACGGTGGACGACGTCCTGGACCACCTGCTGCCCGACGACTGGCGTGAGACCGACTTCCACGGTGAGGAAGGGATCGCCCATGGCCGGTGA
- a CDS encoding suppressor of fused domain protein: MGEILALVEARLRTALGEPDARADVTFLGTDRIEVLRFIDGDVVRYATLGMSAQPMADPTSPLADPVKGPRAELVLSVRAGLADTDQVLRPLAVLAASPQVEGLIVAPGASLDLGQPLWTGAPFSSVLVAEPGGLVEDLELAEPREPVRFLPLLPMTHNEAAWKRVRGAQELQERWLSHGTDLRDPLRASVTLD; this comes from the coding sequence ATGGGAGAAATTCTTGCTCTGGTCGAGGCACGCCTGCGGACGGCCCTGGGGGAACCGGACGCCCGCGCCGATGTGACGTTCCTCGGTACGGACCGCATCGAGGTGCTCCGCTTCATCGACGGGGACGTGGTGCGCTATGCGACGCTCGGCATGTCCGCGCAGCCGATGGCCGACCCCACCTCGCCGCTCGCCGATCCGGTGAAGGGGCCCCGCGCCGAACTGGTCCTGTCGGTACGGGCCGGGCTCGCCGACACCGACCAGGTGCTGCGCCCGCTCGCCGTACTGGCCGCCTCTCCGCAGGTCGAGGGGCTGATCGTGGCCCCGGGCGCCTCGCTGGACCTCGGGCAGCCGCTCTGGACGGGGGCGCCGTTCAGCTCGGTGCTGGTGGCCGAGCCGGGCGGGCTGGTCGAGGATCTGGAGCTGGCCGAGCCGCGCGAGCCGGTGCGTTTCCTGCCGCTGCTGCCGATGACGCACAACGAGGCCGCCTGGAAGCGGGTCCGGGGGGCGCAGGAGCTCCAGGAACGGTGGCTGTCGCACGGGACGGACCTGCGTGATCCGCTGCGCGCCTCCGTCACGCTGGACTGA
- a CDS encoding DUF6758 family protein: MRGEPSCPKCGGRVRAPGLFADAWQCSAHGQVHPLQPVIPPSVEALGVVVHRARVPVWMPWPLPVGWLFTGVASAGDDRSGGRATVVACSGPGPLGGMGELLLVAEELGVGLGARYAGIEGPDPGPYFQVDGVPDAKVLAAGRPTPLWHVKGAPEDRAVFAGEACGLWLWAIVWPEQSGLLMYDELVLTDLRDAGGESDLVPCGALTPRLLSTPDDPPRQGSAGV, from the coding sequence ATGAGGGGCGAACCCAGTTGCCCGAAGTGCGGTGGCCGGGTCAGGGCGCCCGGTCTCTTTGCCGACGCCTGGCAGTGCTCCGCGCACGGCCAGGTCCATCCGCTGCAGCCCGTGATCCCGCCCAGCGTCGAGGCGCTCGGCGTGGTCGTGCACCGCGCCCGGGTACCGGTGTGGATGCCCTGGCCGCTCCCGGTGGGCTGGCTGTTCACCGGAGTGGCTTCCGCGGGCGACGACCGCAGCGGCGGCCGCGCCACCGTCGTCGCCTGCTCCGGCCCGGGACCGCTCGGCGGCATGGGTGAGCTGCTGCTCGTCGCCGAGGAGCTGGGGGTCGGACTCGGTGCGCGGTACGCGGGCATCGAGGGGCCCGACCCCGGCCCTTACTTCCAGGTCGACGGGGTGCCCGACGCCAAGGTCCTCGCCGCCGGGCGCCCCACCCCCCTCTGGCACGTCAAGGGCGCACCGGAGGACCGGGCGGTCTTCGCGGGAGAGGCGTGCGGCCTGTGGCTCTGGGCGATCGTCTGGCCCGAGCAGTCGGGGCTGCTGATGTATGACGAGCTGGTGCTGACCGATCTTCGCGACGCCGGGGGGGAGTCGGACCTCGTCCCCTGCGGCGCGCTCACCCCGCGGCTGCTCAGCACTCCGGACGACCCGCCCCGGCAGGGGTCCGCCGGGGTATAG
- a CDS encoding magnesium and cobalt transport protein CorA has protein sequence MSMIRDLRAAVRPSLRPSLRKNSAPFSGGYDTTRDPSASSAVVDCAVYRDGRRLEASACPTPHEAMLRVREDGGFAWIGLHEPTEEEFAGIAREFGLHPLAVEDAVHAHQRPKLERYDDTLFTVFKTIHYVEHAELTATSEVVETGEVMCFTGRDFVITVRHGGHGSLRALRHRLQDDPELLAKGPSAVLHSIADHVVDGYIAVAEAVQDDIDEVEIDVFSTPTKGTPRGSDAGRIYQLKREVLEFKRAVSPLLRPMQLLSERPMRLIDPDIQKYFRDVADHLARVHEEVIGFDELLNSILQANLAQATVTQNEDMRKITSWAAIIAVPTMICGVYGMNFDHMPELKWTYGYPMVLGFIGVVCFSIHRMLKRNGWL, from the coding sequence ATGTCGATGATCCGCGACCTGCGCGCCGCCGTGCGCCCGTCCCTGCGTCCCTCCCTCCGTAAGAACAGCGCCCCGTTCAGCGGTGGCTACGACACCACCCGCGACCCGTCCGCCTCCAGCGCCGTCGTCGACTGCGCGGTCTACCGCGACGGGCGGCGCCTCGAAGCCTCGGCCTGCCCGACCCCGCACGAGGCGATGCTGCGGGTACGGGAGGACGGCGGCTTCGCCTGGATCGGCCTGCACGAGCCGACGGAGGAGGAATTCGCCGGTATCGCCCGGGAGTTCGGCCTCCACCCGCTCGCCGTGGAGGACGCCGTCCACGCGCATCAGCGCCCGAAGCTGGAGCGCTACGACGACACGCTGTTCACCGTCTTCAAGACCATCCACTACGTCGAGCACGCCGAGCTGACCGCGACCAGCGAGGTCGTCGAGACCGGTGAGGTGATGTGCTTCACCGGCCGGGACTTCGTCATCACCGTGCGGCACGGCGGCCACGGCTCACTGCGCGCGCTGCGCCACCGGCTCCAGGACGACCCGGAGCTGCTCGCCAAGGGCCCCTCGGCCGTGCTGCACTCGATCGCCGACCATGTCGTGGACGGCTACATCGCGGTGGCCGAAGCGGTGCAGGACGACATCGACGAGGTAGAGATCGATGTCTTCTCCACCCCGACGAAGGGCACCCCGCGCGGCTCGGACGCCGGCCGGATCTACCAGCTCAAGCGCGAGGTGCTGGAGTTCAAGCGGGCCGTCTCCCCGCTGCTGCGGCCGATGCAGCTGCTGAGCGAGCGCCCGATGCGGCTGATCGACCCCGACATCCAGAAGTACTTCCGGGACGTCGCCGACCACCTCGCCCGGGTGCACGAGGAGGTCATCGGCTTCGACGAGCTGCTGAACTCGATCCTCCAGGCCAACCTGGCGCAGGCCACCGTCACCCAGAACGAGGACATGCGCAAGATCACGTCCTGGGCGGCCATCATCGCCGTACCGACGATGATCTGCGGCGTCTACGGCATGAACTTCGACCACATGCCGGAACTGAAGTGGACGTACGGCTATCCGATGGTGCTGGGCTTCATCGGCGTGGTCTGCTTCTCCATCCACCGCATGCTCAAGCGCAACGGCTGGCTCTGA
- a CDS encoding MFS transporter: MPGEDPFDEGASSILRQPKAVWATAGASVVAFMGIGLVDPILPSIAKGLQATPSQVSLLFTSYFLITAVAMLVTGFVSSRIGGRKTLLAGLALVIVFAALSGTSSSVGELVGFRAGWGLGNALFVSTALAVIVGAAAGGSAAAILLYESALGLGMACGPLLGALLGDASWRYPFFGTAVLMAIGFLCITAFLKEQPRPARKTSLLDPLKALGHGGLASVAASAFFYNYAFFTILAFTPFVLNMTPYKSGAVFFAWGLLLAVFSVLVAPRLQKRFGSLKVVGASLVLLAVDLLILGYGDHTTAIVCTIVSGAFIGMNNTVYTELALGVSDAPRPVASAGYNFVRWFAAAAAPFLAPKIEEWSSIHIPFVVAAIAALAGAVVIRVRRTALTHEAEELEPKHATEDGVTVFAD, from the coding sequence ATGCCGGGAGAGGATCCGTTCGACGAAGGGGCGTCAAGCATCCTGCGCCAGCCGAAGGCCGTCTGGGCCACGGCCGGCGCGTCTGTCGTCGCCTTCATGGGAATCGGCCTGGTGGACCCGATCCTGCCGTCCATCGCCAAGGGGCTTCAGGCGACACCCAGCCAGGTGTCCCTGCTCTTCACCTCGTACTTCCTGATCACCGCCGTCGCGATGCTCGTCACCGGCTTCGTCTCCAGCCGCATCGGCGGCCGCAAGACGCTCCTGGCCGGCCTCGCGCTCGTCATCGTCTTCGCCGCCCTGTCCGGCACCTCCTCGTCCGTCGGCGAACTGGTCGGCTTCCGGGCCGGCTGGGGTCTGGGCAACGCGCTCTTCGTCTCCACCGCGCTCGCCGTGATCGTCGGCGCGGCGGCCGGCGGCAGCGCCGCGGCGATCCTGCTGTACGAATCGGCGCTCGGCCTCGGCATGGCGTGCGGGCCGCTGCTCGGCGCGCTGCTGGGGGACGCCAGCTGGCGCTACCCCTTCTTCGGTACCGCCGTCCTGATGGCGATCGGCTTCCTGTGCATCACCGCGTTCCTCAAGGAACAGCCCAGGCCGGCGCGGAAGACCTCACTGCTCGACCCGCTCAAGGCGCTCGGCCACGGCGGTCTCGCCTCGGTCGCGGCCTCGGCGTTCTTCTACAACTACGCGTTCTTCACGATCCTGGCCTTCACCCCGTTCGTGCTGAACATGACCCCGTACAAGTCGGGCGCGGTGTTCTTCGCCTGGGGTCTGCTGCTCGCGGTCTTCTCGGTGCTCGTCGCCCCGCGGCTGCAGAAGCGCTTCGGCTCGCTGAAGGTGGTCGGTGCCTCGCTGGTGCTGCTCGCCGTCGACCTGCTGATCCTCGGCTACGGCGACCACACGACGGCCATCGTCTGCACGATCGTCTCCGGCGCCTTCATCGGCATGAACAACACCGTGTACACGGAGCTGGCGCTCGGTGTGTCGGACGCGCCGCGACCGGTGGCGAGCGCCGGATACAACTTCGTCCGCTGGTTCGCCGCGGCGGCCGCCCCCTTCCTCGCCCCGAAGATCGAGGAGTGGAGCAGCATCCACATCCCGTTCGTCGTCGCCGCGATCGCCGCGCTGGCCGGCGCCGTCGTCATCCGGGTCCGGCGTACGGCCCTGACCCACGAGGCCGAGGAACTGGAGCCGAAGCACGCCACCGAGGACGGCGTCACGGTCTTCGCCGACTGA
- a CDS encoding MarC family protein, producing MFDVAVFGSLFLTLFVIMDPPGITPIFLALTAGRPAKVQRKMALQAVAVAFGVIAVFGLLGQQILDYLHVSVPALMIAGGLLLLLIALDLLTGKTDEPTQTKDVNVALVPLGMPLLAGPGAIVSVILAVQHADGVGGQISVWSAIVAMHVVLWLTMRYSLLIIRVIKDGGVVLVTRLAGMMLSAIAVQQIINGVTQVIQNA from the coding sequence GTGTTCGACGTCGCTGTTTTCGGATCCCTGTTTCTCACGCTTTTTGTGATTATGGACCCGCCCGGGATCACCCCGATCTTCCTGGCCCTCACCGCGGGCCGCCCCGCCAAGGTGCAGCGCAAGATGGCGCTGCAGGCGGTCGCGGTCGCCTTCGGGGTGATCGCCGTCTTCGGTCTGCTCGGCCAGCAGATCCTGGACTATCTGCATGTCTCCGTGCCCGCGCTGATGATCGCGGGAGGTCTGCTCCTGCTGCTGATCGCGCTGGACCTGCTGACCGGCAAGACCGATGAGCCGACCCAGACCAAGGACGTCAATGTGGCGCTCGTACCGCTGGGCATGCCGCTGCTGGCGGGGCCCGGCGCGATCGTTTCGGTCATCCTGGCGGTGCAGCACGCCGACGGGGTGGGCGGCCAGATCTCGGTCTGGTCGGCGATCGTCGCCATGCACGTGGTGCTCTGGCTCACCATGCGCTACTCGCTGCTGATCATCCGGGTGATCAAGGACGGCGGCGTGGTGCTGGTGACCAGGCTCGCCGGAATGATGCTCTCGGCCATCGCCGTGCAGCAGATCATCAACGGTGTCACCCAGGTCATCCAGAACGCCTGA
- a CDS encoding DUF1003 domain-containing protein, producing the protein MAGEERAKAASTGSSGIVRPPRNRIDQPKDPRRKLLPEYDPEAFGRFSERIARFLGTGRFIVWMTLIIILWVLWNIFAPRDLRFDGYPFIFLTLMLSLQASYAAPLILLAQNRQDDRDRVTHEQDRKQNERSIADTEYLTREIAALRMGLGEVATRDWIRSELQDMMRDMDDRQVLARHESDEGDR; encoded by the coding sequence ATGGCCGGTGAGGAGCGTGCGAAGGCGGCGTCGACGGGTTCCTCCGGCATCGTGCGCCCGCCGCGGAACCGGATCGACCAGCCGAAGGACCCCCGGCGCAAGCTGCTGCCGGAGTACGACCCGGAGGCGTTCGGCCGGTTCTCCGAGCGGATCGCCCGGTTCCTGGGCACCGGACGGTTCATCGTCTGGATGACGCTGATCATCATCCTCTGGGTGCTGTGGAACATCTTCGCGCCGCGTGACCTGCGGTTCGACGGGTATCCGTTCATCTTCCTGACGCTGATGCTGTCGCTCCAGGCGTCGTACGCCGCTCCGCTGATCCTGCTCGCGCAGAACCGCCAGGACGACCGGGACCGGGTCACCCACGAGCAGGACCGCAAGCAGAACGAGCGCTCCATCGCCGACACCGAGTACCTCACCCGGGAGATCGCCGCGCTGCGGATGGGCCTCGGCGAGGTCGCCACCCGGGACTGGATCAGGTCGGAACTCCAGGACATGATGAGGGACATGGACGACCGGCAGGTTCTCGCCCGCCACGAGAGTGACGAAGGCGACCGCTGA
- a CDS encoding alpha/beta fold hydrolase, translated as MSRPPTFTPPPCARARVLRTVRGDFAVLDAAPRTEAHATALLLPGYTGSKEDFIALLEPLTDAGYRVVSVDGRGQYETGGTDRQEAYSQVELARDVLAQAAALGAPAGPDGTAGRVHLLGHSLGGQIARAAVLLDVAPFRSLTLMSSGPAEVVAAQRDKVKTLSDALSVLSMAEVWDAMQALDPPQDADTGGGEELRRRWLLHHPAQLIATGAQLAAEPDRVDELAALALPVHVISGERDDVWPVERFDAMARRLGARRTTVGGAEHSPNTARPQETAAALISFWDSL; from the coding sequence ATGAGCCGGCCGCCCACCTTCACCCCGCCCCCCTGTGCCCGTGCCCGTGTGCTGCGTACCGTGCGCGGGGACTTCGCCGTACTGGACGCCGCACCGCGTACCGAGGCGCACGCCACCGCCCTGCTGCTGCCCGGATACACCGGCAGCAAGGAGGACTTCATCGCGCTGCTCGAACCGCTCACCGACGCCGGGTACCGGGTCGTCTCCGTCGACGGCCGGGGACAGTACGAGACCGGGGGAACGGACCGTCAGGAGGCTTACTCCCAGGTGGAGTTGGCCCGTGATGTGCTGGCCCAGGCGGCGGCGCTCGGTGCGCCCGCGGGGCCCGACGGCACCGCGGGCCGCGTACATCTGCTCGGTCATTCGCTCGGCGGTCAGATCGCCCGTGCCGCCGTCCTGCTCGACGTCGCACCGTTCCGCTCGCTGACCCTCATGTCCTCGGGTCCCGCCGAGGTCGTCGCCGCCCAGCGGGACAAGGTGAAGACGCTCAGCGACGCGTTGTCGGTGCTGAGCATGGCCGAGGTGTGGGACGCCATGCAGGCCCTCGACCCGCCGCAGGACGCGGACACCGGCGGTGGCGAGGAGCTGCGCCGCCGCTGGCTGCTCCACCACCCGGCGCAGCTGATCGCCACCGGCGCGCAGCTGGCCGCCGAGCCGGACCGGGTGGACGAACTGGCCGCCCTCGCGCTGCCCGTCCATGTGATCTCCGGCGAGCGCGACGACGTCTGGCCGGTCGAGCGGTTCGATGCGATGGCGCGGCGGCTGGGGGCCCGCCGCACCACGGTCGGGGGTGCCGAGCACTCCCCCAACACAGCCCGGCCCCAGGAGACGGCCGCGGCCCTGATCTCGTTCTGGGACAGCCTCTGA
- a CDS encoding PHP domain-containing protein has product MRIDLHTHSAASDGTDTPAELVAAAAAAGLDVVALTDHDTVGGHRQAIDALPEGLTLVTGAELSCKLDGVGLHMLAYLFDPEEPELARERELVRDDRVPRAQEMVRKLQALGVPVTWEQVARIAGDGSVGRPHVATALVELGVVGTVSDAFTPEWLADGGRAFAEKHELDPFEAIRLVRAAGGVTVFAHPAAVKRGAVVPESAIARLAAAGLAGIEVDHMDHDEPTRARLRGLARELGLLTTGSSDYHGSRKTVGLGEYTTDPEIYGEITRRATGAFPVPGAGGTGRP; this is encoded by the coding sequence GTGCGCATCGATCTGCACACCCACTCCGCCGCGTCGGACGGCACGGACACCCCGGCCGAACTGGTGGCGGCCGCCGCGGCCGCGGGGCTCGATGTCGTCGCCCTCACCGACCACGACACCGTCGGCGGACACCGGCAGGCCATCGATGCCCTGCCCGAGGGCCTCACCCTCGTCACCGGCGCCGAACTCTCCTGCAAGCTCGACGGCGTGGGCCTGCACATGCTGGCCTACCTCTTCGACCCCGAGGAGCCCGAGCTGGCCCGCGAGCGCGAGCTGGTACGGGACGACCGGGTGCCGCGCGCCCAGGAGATGGTCCGCAAACTCCAGGCGCTGGGCGTCCCGGTCACCTGGGAGCAGGTCGCGCGCATCGCCGGGGACGGTTCGGTCGGCCGGCCGCACGTGGCCACCGCTCTCGTCGAACTCGGCGTCGTCGGGACGGTCTCCGACGCCTTCACGCCCGAGTGGCTGGCGGACGGTGGACGCGCGTTCGCGGAGAAGCACGAACTCGACCCGTTCGAGGCGATCCGGCTGGTCCGGGCGGCGGGCGGCGTCACGGTGTTCGCCCACCCGGCAGCTGTGAAGCGCGGCGCCGTGGTGCCCGAGTCCGCGATCGCCCGGCTCGCCGCCGCGGGGCTCGCCGGCATCGAGGTCGACCACATGGACCACGACGAGCCCACCAGGGCCCGGCTGCGCGGGCTCGCCCGTGAGCTGGGACTGCTGACGACCGGATCCAGCGACTACCACGGCTCCCGCAAGACGGTGGGGCTGGGCGAGTACACGACCGACCCCGAGATCTACGGCGAGATCACCCGGCGCGCCACGGGAGCCTTCCCGGTGCCGGGCGCCGGCGGAACCGGCCGCCCGTAG